One Bacillota bacterium genomic region harbors:
- a CDS encoding sporulation transcriptional regulator SpoIIID, with translation MKLSLDRRAVELGLYIVEHGATVRQAAQVFDVSKSTVHKDVTDRLFYINRALYTQVQKVLNVNKNERHIRGGIATKNKYLKKKI, from the coding sequence TTGAAGTTATCGCTTGACAGACGGGCAGTGGAGCTTGGCCTTTATATCGTTGAGCACGGCGCGACGGTGAGGCAGGCGGCGCAGGTTTTTGACGTTTCCAAAAGCACCGTCCACAAGGACGTCACCGACAGGCTGTTTTACATAAACCGCGCATTGTATACGCAGGTTCAAAAGGTCCTTAACGTGAACAAAAATGAACGGCACATACGTGGTGGTATAGCCACAAAAAATAAGTATCTGAAAAAGAAAATATAA